In Candidatus Margulisiibacteriota bacterium, a single window of DNA contains:
- a CDS encoding IS66 family insertion sequence element accessory protein TnpB, whose product MKPVNKEEFMAILERQQKRGLSIKDFCANESYTVSGFHYWQTKYGLTRPYSNHAPDAPTNMLAPINLNLPIKAPVSSPASSPRSSQGEIRIKLPGGIQVSFIGSAQAEIAINLLNQICSRHVLPE is encoded by the coding sequence ATGAAGCCTGTAAACAAAGAAGAATTCATGGCGATACTGGAACGCCAACAGAAGAGGGGGTTAAGCATCAAAGATTTTTGTGCAAACGAGTCCTATACGGTCTCTGGCTTCCACTACTGGCAAACCAAGTACGGACTCACCCGGCCCTATAGCAATCATGCGCCGGATGCACCCACGAACATGCTGGCACCAATCAACTTAAACCTACCCATAAAAGCCCCTGTATCCTCGCCGGCTTCATCCCCTCGCAGCAGTCAGGGAGAGATCAGGATAAAACTACCGGGAGGTATCCAGGTCAGCTTCATTGGTAGTGCCCAGGCAGAGATCGCGATCAATTTACTGAATCAAATCTGCTCACGCCATGTTCTGCCTGAATGA